A genome region from Alicyclobacillus acidocaldarius subsp. acidocaldarius DSM 446 includes the following:
- a CDS encoding PIG-L deacetylase family protein, which translates to MDLRALLGLKALDDVQSALFVQPHPDDNEVGAGGTIAKLAAKGCRVVAVTVTDGRYGAVGAVDPADLARRRQEELVAACTALGIREHIELGFEDLGSYTEADVVEKLVPVLLDIRPEVVVTVDPWTPYEAHPDHVKTGRAVAECAIRLASLIVPQTPPAYVPLMFAFYASAYPNAAVDVTDYWPTKIRAIEAHESQFATPEWPALKAYLEFQAREAAKRFLGDGGDGRLAETFKLLSPRQLHFFPDAISS; encoded by the coding sequence ATGGATCTACGCGCGTTGCTTGGTTTGAAAGCGCTTGACGACGTGCAGTCTGCGCTGTTTGTCCAGCCACATCCCGATGACAACGAGGTGGGCGCCGGCGGCACGATAGCCAAGCTCGCCGCGAAGGGCTGCCGAGTCGTCGCGGTCACCGTCACCGACGGGCGCTACGGCGCCGTGGGCGCGGTCGATCCCGCAGATCTCGCGCGCCGCAGGCAGGAGGAGCTCGTGGCGGCCTGCACGGCGCTCGGCATCCGGGAACACATCGAACTCGGTTTCGAAGATCTTGGTTCGTACACCGAGGCCGACGTCGTCGAGAAGCTCGTGCCCGTGTTGCTCGACATCCGCCCTGAGGTCGTCGTGACCGTGGATCCTTGGACGCCGTACGAGGCCCATCCCGATCACGTCAAGACCGGGCGCGCCGTGGCGGAATGTGCCATCCGCCTCGCCAGCCTCATCGTGCCGCAAACCCCGCCCGCGTACGTTCCGCTCATGTTTGCGTTTTACGCGAGCGCGTATCCGAATGCGGCTGTCGATGTGACGGATTACTGGCCTACCAAGATCCGAGCCATCGAGGCGCACGAGAGTCAGTTTGCCACGCCCGAATGGCCCGCGCTGAAGGCCTACTTGGAGTTTCAGGCCCGGGAGGCGGCGAAGAGATTCCTTGGAGACGGGGGAGACGGGCGGCTCGCGGAGACGTTTAAGCTGCTGTCGCCTCGCCAACTCCACTTCTTTCCCGACGCCATTTCGAGCTGA
- a CDS encoding aldo/keto reductase family protein, with amino-acid sequence MKYRRLGKSGLKVSEIALGSWLTYGTVTEREQAIACVRRAYELGINHFDCANVYGAKPHAAEEVMREALAPFPRESYVITTKAFWPVGQGPNDRGLSRKHIVEQVHQSLKALGVEYIDIFYFHRYEAETDLEESLRAVDDLITQGKILYAGFSEWPADKIAEGVRLQRELGLHKFVASQPIYNMFERYIEAAVVPICETAGIGQVVFSPLAQGVLTGKYRKGQPAPAGSRLATPGVNQFMKVTDEILDKVERLEGIAKEAGLSLAQLALAWTLRLPNVASALVGASRPEQVEENAKASGVALSEDVLARIEQVLTS; translated from the coding sequence ATGAAATACCGCAGACTCGGAAAGAGCGGACTGAAGGTGTCCGAGATCGCGCTCGGCAGTTGGCTGACGTACGGAACGGTGACCGAGCGGGAGCAGGCCATCGCCTGCGTGCGCAGGGCGTACGAGCTTGGCATCAATCACTTTGACTGTGCGAACGTGTACGGGGCGAAGCCCCATGCCGCGGAGGAGGTCATGCGCGAGGCGCTCGCTCCCTTCCCGCGCGAGAGCTACGTGATCACGACGAAAGCGTTTTGGCCCGTGGGGCAGGGGCCGAATGACCGCGGGCTGAGCCGGAAACACATCGTCGAACAGGTCCACCAGAGCCTGAAGGCGCTCGGGGTTGAGTACATCGATATCTTTTACTTCCACCGCTACGAAGCGGAGACGGATCTCGAGGAGAGCTTGCGAGCGGTGGACGATCTCATCACGCAGGGCAAGATCCTGTATGCGGGCTTCAGCGAGTGGCCTGCGGACAAGATTGCGGAAGGCGTGCGTCTGCAGCGGGAACTCGGGCTGCACAAGTTTGTGGCCAGCCAGCCCATTTACAACATGTTCGAGCGGTACATCGAAGCGGCCGTCGTCCCCATCTGCGAGACGGCCGGCATCGGCCAGGTGGTGTTCTCCCCGCTCGCGCAGGGCGTATTGACGGGCAAGTACCGCAAGGGCCAGCCCGCTCCGGCGGGCTCTCGCCTCGCGACGCCGGGCGTCAACCAATTCATGAAAGTGACGGACGAGATCCTCGACAAGGTCGAGCGGCTCGAGGGCATCGCGAAGGAGGCGGGCCTGTCGCTCGCGCAGCTCGCCCTCGCCTGGACGCTGCGGCTGCCCAACGTGGCAAGCGCGCTCGTCGGGGCGAGCCGCCCAGAACAAGTCGAGGAGAACGCGAAGGCCTCGGGCGTCGCGCTGAGCGAAGACGTCCTGGCGCGCATCGAGCAGGTGCTGACAAGCTGA
- a CDS encoding molybdopterin molybdotransferase MoeA, with protein MKLVTFDEAWARLERHVPAHPTVPVSSWVPAEPRWLANDVAAAVDLPPFSRSMMDGYAIHAEDLGADTSLRVVADVRAGDAAADVAVTPGQAVRVRTGAPVPPGTAAVVREEWVDVEGDAIRLLRPVPAGESVQPQGDDARRGDVIARAGQLFDGQTQAVLRSAGVHESICRRPLTAAILSTGSELVTGPRGEGPPPPGHVFAATDAFLRSTLERLGVSVVAVEHAADDRDAIARAAQHLASAAELLILTGGASVGDADYARDALEAIGGDRPLLFERIWMRPGAPFLARPTPNGFAFGLSGNPAAAYVQFHALVVPFVLRWLGAKEARPFPLTALVEGEVRAKPVKHTRVLRGHLRLRGATLVFRAEDRQSSGSLTGLVSTNAIARMDRDRLAEGETVSVAWTRGWLPSLGLA; from the coding sequence ATGAAACTTGTCACGTTCGATGAAGCGTGGGCGCGGCTTGAGCGCCATGTGCCGGCGCACCCTACCGTCCCCGTGAGCTCATGGGTTCCCGCCGAGCCGCGCTGGCTGGCCAATGACGTGGCGGCGGCAGTCGATCTGCCGCCGTTTTCTCGCTCCATGATGGACGGGTACGCCATCCACGCGGAAGACCTTGGCGCAGATACCTCGCTCCGGGTGGTGGCCGACGTGCGCGCGGGCGATGCGGCCGCGGACGTCGCCGTGACGCCGGGGCAAGCCGTGCGCGTGCGCACCGGCGCGCCCGTCCCGCCGGGGACCGCCGCAGTGGTCCGGGAAGAGTGGGTGGACGTCGAAGGCGACGCCATTCGCCTGCTCCGCCCCGTGCCCGCCGGCGAGTCCGTGCAACCTCAGGGCGACGACGCGCGGCGCGGTGACGTGATCGCCCGGGCCGGCCAGCTTTTCGATGGGCAGACGCAGGCCGTCCTCCGCTCTGCGGGCGTCCACGAATCCATCTGCCGGAGGCCGCTCACCGCGGCCATTCTGTCGACGGGATCGGAGTTGGTGACGGGGCCTCGCGGCGAGGGCCCCCCGCCGCCCGGACACGTGTTCGCTGCCACCGACGCCTTCCTTCGATCGACGCTCGAAAGGCTCGGCGTCTCGGTTGTGGCGGTCGAACATGCGGCAGACGATCGCGACGCCATCGCCCGCGCGGCTCAGCACCTCGCCTCGGCAGCGGAGCTCCTGATCCTGACGGGCGGCGCCTCTGTCGGAGACGCGGATTACGCCCGGGACGCCCTCGAGGCCATCGGGGGAGATAGACCGCTTCTCTTTGAACGCATCTGGATGCGGCCGGGCGCGCCCTTCCTTGCGCGGCCCACGCCGAACGGATTCGCGTTTGGCTTATCGGGAAATCCCGCAGCGGCCTATGTGCAGTTCCACGCCCTCGTGGTGCCGTTCGTGTTGCGCTGGCTGGGTGCAAAAGAGGCGCGCCCGTTTCCACTCACGGCGCTCGTCGAAGGCGAGGTGCGCGCGAAGCCGGTCAAGCATACGCGCGTGCTCCGCGGCCACCTGCGCCTCCGCGGCGCCACGCTCGTGTTTCGTGCGGAGGACAGGCAGTCTTCGGGAAGCCTGACGGGCCTCGTGTCCACGAACGCGATCGCGCGGATGGACAGGGACCGCCTTGCCGAAGGCGAGACCGTTTCGGTCGCCTGGACGCGAGGATGGCTGCCGTCGCTCGGCTTGGCTTGA
- the galU gene encoding UTP--glucose-1-phosphate uridylyltransferase GalU, with protein MKVRKAVIPAAGFGTRMLPATKAVPKEMLPILNKPCIQYIVEEAVYSGIEEILIITGRAKKAIEDHFDRSPELELHLEQSRKSNMLTEVQAISDLVNIHYVRQKTPLGLGHAILCARSFVGGEPFAVLLGDDIIQSDEPVVRQLMKQYTDPERALLGVQPVPAADVSKYGIIEPARLVVGPEPFPVRRLIEKPNEAEAPSNFAVLGRYILPPSIFDALEQTPIGHGGELQLTDALQKLAAMGLVDAYQFEGVRHDIGNLEGWLKANLAFGLEDPKLAASMRKWLMDDRVQSRLANY; from the coding sequence ATGAAGGTCAGAAAGGCGGTCATCCCGGCCGCGGGATTTGGCACGCGGATGCTTCCGGCCACCAAGGCCGTGCCGAAAGAGATGCTGCCCATCCTGAACAAGCCTTGCATTCAATACATCGTGGAAGAAGCCGTGTACTCGGGGATCGAGGAGATTCTCATCATCACCGGGCGCGCGAAAAAGGCCATCGAGGACCATTTCGACCGGTCGCCTGAGTTGGAATTGCACCTGGAGCAAAGCCGCAAGTCCAACATGCTGACCGAGGTGCAGGCCATCTCGGATCTGGTCAACATCCACTACGTGCGCCAGAAGACGCCGCTCGGCCTGGGGCACGCCATTCTCTGCGCGCGGTCGTTCGTGGGCGGAGAGCCGTTCGCCGTCCTGCTCGGCGACGACATCATCCAGTCGGATGAGCCCGTGGTTCGGCAGCTCATGAAGCAATACACGGATCCGGAGCGCGCCCTGCTCGGGGTGCAGCCCGTCCCGGCGGCCGACGTGTCGAAGTACGGGATCATCGAGCCCGCGCGCCTCGTGGTTGGCCCGGAACCGTTCCCCGTCAGGCGCCTGATCGAGAAGCCGAATGAGGCCGAGGCGCCTTCGAATTTCGCCGTGCTCGGACGATACATACTGCCTCCGTCCATCTTTGACGCGCTCGAGCAGACACCCATCGGGCACGGCGGCGAACTGCAGCTGACCGACGCCCTTCAAAAGCTCGCCGCGATGGGCCTCGTCGACGCGTACCAATTCGAGGGCGTGCGACACGACATTGGCAACCTCGAGGGCTGGCTCAAGGCGAACCTGGCGTTCGGTTTGGAAGATCCGAAGCTGGCCGCGTCCATGCGCAAGTGGCTCATGGACGATCGCGTCCAGAGCCGCCTCGCCAACTACTGA
- a CDS encoding C40 family peptidase, producing the protein MRRPSAWMFTTLTLSFAALGHATVLAATEQQPATYTVRQGDTLYRIAEADHLPLTALELANPQLSNPNEIAAGQKVALPTAYTVQPGDTVYLIAKAHHLTISAILQANPGIHPLDLIVGQTLYLPIPASNSTASAPPNTSGTAASAGQPTSTQTQVSRAQLRQEILTYAKSFLGTPYCWGGDSPKTGFDCSGFVEYVFGHFGIQLPRESHDQATVGTPVSPSNLQPGDLLFFTDTDSYASLYPNHVTHVGIYTGNGAMIESSSAHNGEGVVIVQNVFQNPYYVSHFYGARDVIGP; encoded by the coding sequence ATGAGACGACCGAGCGCCTGGATGTTCACCACCCTGACGCTCAGCTTCGCCGCGCTTGGCCATGCCACGGTTCTCGCGGCCACCGAACAACAGCCCGCCACGTACACGGTTCGCCAAGGCGACACGCTGTATCGTATCGCCGAGGCGGATCACCTGCCGCTCACGGCCCTGGAACTCGCCAATCCCCAGCTGTCCAATCCGAACGAGATTGCCGCAGGGCAGAAGGTTGCGCTGCCGACAGCCTACACGGTTCAGCCGGGCGACACCGTCTATCTCATCGCCAAGGCGCACCACCTCACGATATCGGCGATCCTGCAAGCGAATCCGGGCATCCACCCCTTGGATCTCATCGTCGGCCAGACCCTGTACCTGCCCATCCCCGCGTCGAACAGCACCGCCTCCGCGCCCCCGAACACAAGCGGGACGGCTGCGAGCGCGGGTCAGCCCACCTCCACACAGACCCAGGTGAGCCGCGCACAGCTTCGCCAGGAGATTCTGACGTATGCGAAATCGTTCCTTGGCACGCCGTACTGCTGGGGCGGTGACTCGCCGAAGACAGGCTTTGACTGCTCCGGTTTCGTCGAATATGTCTTCGGACACTTCGGAATCCAACTGCCGAGAGAGTCGCACGATCAGGCCACGGTCGGGACGCCCGTCAGCCCATCCAACCTCCAGCCTGGCGATCTTCTCTTCTTCACCGACACAGACAGTTACGCTTCGCTGTATCCCAACCACGTGACGCACGTGGGCATTTACACGGGCAACGGGGCGATGATTGAGTCCTCGTCCGCCCACAACGGCGAAGGCGTGGTCATTGTGCAAAACGTGTTTCAAAATCCGTACTATGTCTCCCACTTCTATGGAGCGCGAGACGTGATCGGCCCCTGA
- a CDS encoding UvrD-helicase domain-containing protein, with translation MSVNWSKEQERAIRARGTNLVVSAGAGSGKTAVLAERIASLAEGDPKFRMDQLLVMTFTEAAAEEMRARIVRRLAERAAEAEQAGESVKARRFSRLAHRANDAQISTIHSFCLSLLRDHAVEAGLVPGFRVLSGEEDAVLLRGAAQATLDEWARHLERGPQLCTALAALRLHRQQQAVNGVLELCRVALSQVDPGGWLAEIARHYDADGLWAGPFAEAFARWARMKVARAVEHMQRGLAELERMRAPEKVVAGALSILSNLKEALALLSTPGAPLDPDRLAPLVHWESARLSKEYEPFKKWRGKANEAMKLLRKVLRRGRAALEADVRAMRPHIEVLTGVARDTLARAQSRRLEENRLSFSDLEHLAHELLAKDEGVRAALHARYRYVFVDEYQDTSPIQDAIVDAVAPPGGLFLVGDVKQSIYGFRMAEPGLFLARYRRYAEKDGGEAIDLSANYRSRSGIVRFVNYLFGQLFHADVAGFDYADGHEMKPEAAYPDDDGGPCPVKIKLFFSGDAGNDRVEETEEPERADAKGEDEDEQVAREKLEIEAMWVADQIARALERQERVYDRAAKAYRPLRYQDVAILLRAGGENLNTVVQVLASRGIPAVARSSSGFFRAMEIRWAVSLLTALDNPLDSLALAAALKSPFVGLSDDDLAAARIACPRGPLWHAVREAARDTEGARDALRLAVERLERWRGLAHTLAPGDLLREIAREVEIDLYLRAMPRGLARAANLEQLIRLAQSHAPHAGDLYRFLAMVRGLEEADVDLGHAHGASADSVAVMTIHGSKGLEFPHVYVLCLGRQFPHNKRTLALHRRLGIGATMCDVQTGVHWRTVPSIAVDQANLEASRAEEARVLYVALTRAKERLVLVGHAGKVAKLADAAEGHDDEGRLTPEAFLKGNSYASWILPALMRHPDGAWLRKEAGDARAALLDAPGVRFELEVEVDGRPQGQESGEPRSSLFKAPLPPAEEVERELRRLWQGPAWRYRAVRVASEQRGSRVSLPSKLTATDIRRLFAERELRARGRHAGSVLEDPAFVRQSGASPRERGVAFHAFMQRAPMQPYANPDDVRRAAQALLEQGLLDERMASALDPDDVLAFFASPLGRRVLAAGEVYREQPFFYRLDVRAGDAQAPVVVQGVIDCLIRDARGYAVIDYKTDQVRDASDLDRLVRAYEPQVATYAAAVREAVGTEPEVYLYFVHAREARSTMPSPLGTRLEQWAQRPTSGFPLSPDLGMKRV, from the coding sequence ATGAGCGTGAACTGGTCGAAGGAACAAGAACGAGCCATCCGGGCGCGTGGGACGAACCTCGTGGTCTCCGCGGGGGCCGGATCGGGCAAGACCGCGGTACTTGCGGAGCGCATCGCGAGCCTCGCGGAGGGGGATCCGAAGTTCCGGATGGACCAGCTGCTCGTGATGACGTTCACGGAGGCGGCCGCGGAAGAGATGCGCGCGCGCATCGTGCGCAGGTTGGCCGAACGCGCCGCCGAGGCGGAGCAGGCAGGCGAATCCGTTAAGGCGCGCCGATTCAGCCGGCTGGCGCATCGCGCGAATGACGCCCAGATCTCGACCATTCACAGCTTTTGTCTCTCTCTCTTGCGCGATCACGCCGTGGAGGCGGGGCTTGTCCCGGGCTTCCGCGTGCTGTCCGGCGAGGAAGACGCCGTCCTGCTTCGCGGGGCGGCCCAGGCGACGCTTGACGAATGGGCGCGCCATCTCGAGCGCGGGCCGCAGCTCTGCACCGCGCTCGCTGCCCTCCGGCTTCACCGGCAGCAGCAGGCGGTGAACGGCGTGCTCGAGTTGTGCCGCGTGGCGCTGAGCCAGGTCGATCCCGGCGGATGGCTCGCCGAGATCGCGCGGCATTACGATGCGGACGGCCTGTGGGCGGGTCCGTTCGCCGAGGCGTTCGCCCGCTGGGCACGCATGAAGGTCGCACGGGCGGTCGAGCACATGCAGAGGGGCCTGGCGGAGCTCGAGCGCATGCGGGCGCCGGAGAAGGTCGTGGCGGGCGCGCTCTCCATCCTCTCGAATCTCAAAGAAGCGCTCGCGCTCCTTTCGACGCCTGGCGCTCCGCTCGATCCCGACCGCCTCGCGCCGCTCGTCCACTGGGAGTCCGCGCGGCTGTCGAAGGAGTACGAGCCGTTCAAGAAGTGGCGGGGAAAGGCAAACGAAGCTATGAAGCTCCTGCGCAAGGTACTCCGCCGCGGGCGCGCCGCGCTCGAGGCCGACGTGCGGGCCATGCGGCCGCACATCGAGGTGTTGACAGGCGTTGCCCGCGACACGCTGGCCCGCGCCCAGTCGCGCCGGCTCGAAGAGAACCGGCTTTCGTTTTCGGACCTGGAGCACCTGGCGCACGAGCTTCTGGCCAAGGACGAAGGGGTTCGCGCCGCGCTTCACGCGAGATACCGGTACGTGTTCGTGGACGAATACCAGGACACGAGCCCGATTCAGGACGCCATCGTCGACGCCGTCGCGCCGCCGGGGGGGCTGTTCCTCGTGGGCGACGTGAAGCAGAGCATCTACGGCTTTCGCATGGCGGAGCCCGGGCTGTTTCTGGCCCGATACCGCAGGTACGCCGAGAAGGACGGCGGCGAGGCCATCGACCTTTCGGCCAACTACCGCAGCCGATCCGGCATCGTCCGCTTTGTCAACTACCTGTTCGGGCAACTATTTCACGCGGACGTCGCAGGGTTCGACTACGCGGACGGGCACGAGATGAAGCCCGAGGCGGCCTATCCAGACGACGATGGCGGGCCGTGTCCCGTCAAGATCAAGCTGTTCTTTTCCGGGGACGCCGGCAACGATCGGGTTGAAGAGACCGAGGAGCCTGAGCGCGCGGACGCGAAGGGGGAGGACGAGGACGAACAGGTGGCCCGCGAAAAACTCGAGATCGAGGCCATGTGGGTCGCGGACCAGATTGCCCGCGCGTTGGAGCGGCAAGAGAGGGTGTACGATCGCGCGGCCAAGGCCTACCGGCCGCTGCGTTACCAGGACGTGGCCATCCTGCTTCGCGCGGGGGGCGAGAATCTGAACACCGTCGTGCAGGTGCTCGCGTCCCGCGGCATCCCTGCGGTGGCGCGCTCGTCAAGCGGATTTTTTCGCGCGATGGAGATCCGCTGGGCCGTTTCCTTGCTCACTGCGCTCGATAACCCGCTCGACAGCCTGGCGCTCGCCGCGGCGTTGAAATCGCCGTTTGTGGGTTTGAGCGACGATGACCTCGCCGCCGCGCGGATCGCATGCCCGCGCGGACCCTTGTGGCACGCGGTGCGGGAGGCCGCGCGAGACACGGAGGGCGCGCGCGACGCACTGCGCCTGGCCGTGGAGCGGTTGGAGCGCTGGCGCGGCCTCGCCCACACGCTGGCACCGGGGGATCTGCTGCGCGAGATCGCCCGTGAGGTCGAGATCGACCTGTATCTCCGCGCCATGCCGCGGGGACTGGCCCGCGCGGCGAACCTCGAGCAACTGATTCGCCTGGCGCAGTCTCACGCGCCTCACGCGGGCGATCTCTACCGTTTTCTCGCCATGGTTCGGGGGCTCGAGGAAGCGGACGTCGATCTCGGCCACGCGCACGGGGCGAGCGCGGACAGCGTGGCGGTCATGACGATTCACGGCTCGAAAGGGCTCGAGTTTCCGCACGTGTACGTGCTCTGCCTCGGCCGCCAGTTTCCGCACAACAAGCGCACCCTCGCGCTGCATCGCCGCCTGGGCATTGGTGCGACGATGTGCGATGTCCAGACGGGCGTGCACTGGCGGACCGTTCCCTCCATCGCCGTGGACCAAGCCAACCTCGAGGCTTCGCGCGCGGAGGAGGCCAGGGTCCTCTACGTCGCGCTCACGCGGGCGAAGGAGCGCCTCGTGCTCGTGGGACACGCGGGCAAAGTGGCGAAGCTCGCGGATGCGGCCGAAGGCCACGACGATGAGGGACGCCTGACGCCCGAGGCCTTCCTCAAAGGGAACTCCTATGCATCCTGGATCCTGCCTGCGCTCATGCGCCATCCCGACGGCGCGTGGCTCAGGAAAGAGGCGGGTGACGCTCGCGCCGCCCTGTTGGATGCGCCCGGCGTTCGGTTCGAGCTCGAGGTCGAGGTGGACGGCAGGCCGCAGGGACAGGAGAGCGGCGAGCCGCGCTCGTCCTTGTTCAAAGCGCCGCTGCCGCCCGCGGAGGAGGTGGAGCGCGAGCTTCGCCGCCTGTGGCAAGGCCCAGCGTGGCGGTATCGCGCTGTGCGGGTCGCGTCGGAGCAGAGAGGATCTCGCGTTTCGCTGCCGAGCAAGCTCACCGCCACCGACATCCGGCGGCTGTTTGCCGAGCGAGAGCTACGGGCGCGCGGCCGCCACGCGGGGTCGGTGCTGGAGGATCCGGCCTTCGTCCGCCAGAGCGGCGCGTCGCCCCGCGAGCGAGGCGTGGCGTTTCACGCGTTCATGCAGCGAGCGCCTATGCAACCTTACGCGAACCCGGATGACGTGAGGCGCGCGGCGCAGGCGCTCTTGGAGCAGGGGCTTCTGGACGAGCGCATGGCGTCCGCACTTGATCCCGACGACGTCCTTGCGTTCTTCGCCTCTCCATTGGGGCGCCGCGTCCTCGCGGCGGGCGAGGTGTACCGCGAGCAGCCGTTCTTCTACCGACTGGATGTGCGCGCGGGTGACGCGCAGGCGCCGGTGGTGGTCCAGGGCGTGATCGACTGCTTGATTCGGGATGCGCGCGGATATGCCGTGATCGACTACAAGACGGATCAGGTGAGGGATGCGTCCGATCTCGACCGGTTGGTGCGGGCATATGAGCCGCAGGTCGCGACATACGCCGCGGCGGTCCGCGAGGCGGTTGGGACGGAGCCGGAGGTGTATCTGTACTTCGTTCACGCGAGAGAAGCTCGTTCGACCATGCCAAGCCCGCTGGGGACCAGGCTGGAGCAATGGGCGCAGCGCCCGACCAGCGGATTCCCCCTTTCACCTGACTTAGGCATGAAGAGGGTGTAG